A region of Excalfactoria chinensis isolate bCotChi1 chromosome 22, bCotChi1.hap2, whole genome shotgun sequence DNA encodes the following proteins:
- the NCDN gene encoding neurochondrin, with amino-acid sequence MAAGFRLPSPIQPRGAVPVAMDKGHGAGTLKKCLEVLRDARNDSEQLAALLLVTKAVRAGELDSKTRRQIFDAIGFTFPNRLLSSRQTPPGCPEHTFMALGLTLLACFCTEPELAGHSQILNKIPTFGDVLLAPFNPDCTSMVDDAYQCLTAVLATPRGPKEMVTKGALSALCQAYVNGGYGSERALELLLGLLAVSEVRCWQRDAPHLLAVLNKLSERFVEAEDATKFELCQLLPRFIPLSPPLAEVSRGSECIHQLYRGLADILGSKLSHWQRDPALKLAASLVQACGSEWIPAGSAGSKFLALLVNLACVEVRLTLEEPDPMEVEGKKEVVTACYVLIEMGIQECLKEEESLLDEAQRMQLMRIMEEAFGAVVFYLRQVKEEELQDPFVFASVRILGAWMAEETSSLKQEICELLPFLVRYAKKLFKEGGPAENLPQASGLVSSDSSILTQDALRFLLPGFCHLTAEDRPRDILISEGAPALLCDYFLHQWEVLTSQPGSLTSAEMSLQTLCGIFLNLVVTAPDLIRQEKAFSSLMDKLLKSLPSLLPQKDHLVLAANIATLGLMMARILSSSAVLQKTGPAKEFFRATIRFLSQAHTAQADPGSHGLSLAISPAYMSAWDDIRELWFLGMQALASCVPLFPWLPHAVLQAQWLEELSELLRRVTAASVDFELIAAFQGVLVELVRASEPCRAVILSHHGEEWANLYGMAALEQCLSKQ; translated from the exons ATGGCGGCCGGGTTCCGTTTGCCGTCCCCAATACAGCCGCGTGGAGCCGTGCCGGTCGCCATGGATAAGGGACACGGAGCCGGCACGCTGAAGAAGTGCCTGGAGGTGCTGAGGGACGCCAGGAACGACAGcgagcagctggcagccctgtTGCTT GTGACCAAAGCGGTCAGAGCCGGAGAGCTGGACTCCAAGACCCGCCGTCAGATCTTCGACGCCATCGGCTTCACCTTCCCCAACCGGCTGCTGAGCTCCAGGCAAACACCTCCGGGCTGCCCCGAGCACACCTTTATGGCGCTGGGTCTCACCCTGCTGGCTTGTTTCTGCACCGAGCCGGAGCTGGCCGGACACTCACAGATCCTGAACAAAATCCCAACCTTCGGTGACGTCCTGCTCGCTCCCTTTAATCCAGACTGCACGTCCATGGTAGATGATGCATATCAGTGCCTGACTGCTGTTCTGGCCACTCCCAGAGGCCCCAAGGAGATGGTGACCAAAGGAGcgctctctgctctgtgccaggctTATGTGAATGGTGGTTATGGCTCTGAGCGTGCcctggagctgctcctggggctgTTGGCTGTATCagaggtgaggtgctggcagagggatgCTCCGCACCTCCTGGCTGTGCTGAACAAGCTCTCTGAGCGGTTCGTCGAGGCTGAAGATGCCACCAAGTTTGAGCTGTGTCAGCTTTTGCCTCGTTTCATCCCCCTCTCGCCGCCCCTTGCTGAAGTCTCGCGGGGCTCCGAGTGCATCCATCAGCTTTACAGAGGGCTGGCTGACATTCTGGGCAGTAAACTCAGCCATTGGCAGCGGGATCCCGCTCTGAAGCTTGCTGCCAGCCTCGTGCAGGCCTGTGGCTCAGAGTGGATCCCAGCAGGGAGTGCTGGCAGCAAGTTCCTGGCCTTGCTGGTGAACCTGGCTTGTGTGGAGGTCCGCCTAACCCTAGAGGAGCCCGATCCCATGGaggtggaggggaaaaaagaagtggtaACGGCCTGCTATGTCCTTATCGAGATGGGGATCCAGGAGTGTCTGAAAGAAGAGGAATCGCTGCTAGATGAAGCACAGAGAATGCAGCTTATGAGGATCATGGAGGAAGCATTTGGAGCCGTAGTGTTTTACTTGAGACAG GTGAAAGAGGAGGAGCTACAGGATCCTTTCGTATTCGCTTCTGTTCGAATCCTTGGAGCCTGGATGGCAGAAGAGACCTCCTCCCTCAAGCAGGAGATCTGTGAGCTCTTGCCTTTCCTTGTTCGTTATGCCAAGAAGCTTTTCAAAGAGGGTGGCCCAGCAGAGAATCTTCCCCAGGCATCTGGGCTGGTCAGCAGTGACAGCTCCATCTTAACCCAGGATGCTCTGAG ATTTCTGCTACCTGGATTTTGCCATTTAACAGCAGAGGACAGACCCAGAGACATCCTCATCTCAGAAGGGGCACCAGCACTACTGTGTGACTACTTCCTGCATCAGTGGGAGGTGCTGACCTCTCAGCCTGGGTCCCTGACGAGCGCTGAGATGAGTCTACAGACTTTATGTGGGATCTTCCTTAACCTGGTTGTGACTGCACCAGACCTCATCAG gCAGGagaaagccttctcttctttgaTGGACAAGTTGCTGAAGTCTCTTCCCTCCCTTCTACCTCAGAAGGATCACCTGGTTCTAGCAGCCAACATTGCCACTCTGGGCTTGATGATGGCAAGGATCCTTTCAAGTTCAGCAG ttcttcagaagACTGGGCCTGCAAAGGAATTTTTCAGAGCCACCATTCGCTTCTTGTCCCAGGCTCACACAGCCCAAGCAGACCCTGGTAGCCATGGCTTGTCTCTGGCCATATCCCCTGCCTATATGAGTGCCTGGGATGACATCCGTGAGCTGTGGTTCCTAGGGATGCAGGCCCTGGCCAGCTGCGTGCCTCTTTTCCCCTGGCTGCCCCACGCTGTGCTCCAGGCACAGTGGCTGGAAGAGCTCTCAGAGTTACTGAGACGAGTCACTGCAGCCTCAGTGGATTTTGAGCTCATTGCTGCTTTCCAGGGCGTGTTGGTTGAGCTGGTCAGAGCCAGCGAGCCGTGCAGGGCAGTGATCCTGTCACACCACGGGGAGGAATGGGCCAACCTTTATGGGATGGCAGCTCTGGAACAGTGTCTATCCAAGCAATAA